A single Nicotiana tabacum cultivar K326 chromosome 5, ASM71507v2, whole genome shotgun sequence DNA region contains:
- the LOC107795094 gene encoding putative sodium/metabolite cotransporter BASS5, chloroplastic isoform X3, whose product MSLSSKFLLQQQQYNQDFKILHQKSLPCFYQHTLVSFPKKWKCFHSSGVRLKGFSSTMQSTLASGNSRLLISRCISKKFPDSLGPSDSESLENLKQKENTFLTILKGANSFLPHVVLGSTILALIYPPSFTWFTNRYYAPALGFLMFAVGVNSSEKDFLEAFKKPAAIFAGYIGQFAVKPLLGYLFGTLAMTVFDLPTSLAAGIMLTSCVSGAQLSNYATFLTDPQMAPLSIVMTSLSTATAVFVTPILSLLLIGKKLPVDVKGMVSNILQIVVAPVAGGLLMNRFFPQICNAIRPLLPPLSVFVTALCVGAPLAINIESLVSPSGMSVLLLVIAFHLSAFILGYLLSGIAFHKAPDVKALQRTLSYETGMQSSLLALALANKFFQDPLVGVPPAISV is encoded by the exons atgagtcTCAGTAGTAAATTTCTTCTTCAGCAGCAGCAGTATAATCAAGATTTCAAGATTCTACATCAGAAATCTCTGCCTTGCTTTTACCAACACACTCTTGTTTCTTTTCCCAAGAAATGGAAATGCTTCCACTCCTCAG GGGTACGATTAAAGGGGTTTTCATCAACTATGCAATCCACATTGGCAA GTGGTAATTCAAGACTGTTAATTAGTAGATGTATCTCAAAAAAGTTCCCTGATTCGCTTGGGCCAAGTGACTCTGAATCACTTGAG AATCTGAAACAGAAAGAGAACACCTTTTTGACAATTTTGAAGGGAGCAAACTCTTTTCTGCCCCATGTGGTTCTTGGTAGCACAATTTTGGCTCTTATATATCCACCTTCTTTTACGTGGTTTACTAACAG GTACTATGCCCCTGCGTTGGGTTTTTTAATGTTTGCAGTTGGAGTCAACTCAAGTGAAAAGGACTTTCTTGAAGCTTTCAAGAAACCAGCTGCAATTTTTGCTGGTTATATTGGTCAATTTGCTGTGAAGCCCCTGCTCGGATATCTTTTCGGCACACTTGCAATGACTGTATTTGACCTGCCAACTTCCTTAG CTGCAGGGATTATGTTGACCTCGTGTGTTAGTGGAGCACAGCTGTCAAATTACGCTACTTTTCTAACAGATCCACAAATGGCCCCTCTTAGTATAGTGATGACATCGTTATCGACAGCTACTGCTGTTTTTGTCACCCCTATTTTATCATTATTGCTTATTGGGAAAAAGTTGCCTGTGGATGTTAAGGGAATGGTTTCCAACATACTGCAGATTGTCGTTGCACCTGTTGCTGGTGGACTGCTTATGAATAG ATTCTTTCCGCAGATTTGCAATGCTATTCGGCCGTTGTTGCCTCCACTATCAGTTTTTGTGACTGCTCTTTGTGTTGGAGCTCCGCTTGCTATTAACATAGAGTCTCTCGTATCCCCTTCTGGAATGTCCGTTTTGTTGCTTGTGATTGCATTTCATTTGTCGGCGTTCATCTTGGGTTATTTACTTTCCGGCATAGCATTCCACAAAGCACCAGACGTCAAAGCTCTACAAAGAACGCTGTCATATGAAACAG GCATGCAGAGCAGTCTTCTGGCCCTTGCTCTTGCGAATAAGTTTTTCCAAGATCCTCTTGTTGGTGTCCCTCCAGCTATATCA GTGTAG
- the LOC107795094 gene encoding putative sodium/metabolite cotransporter BASS5, chloroplastic isoform X1: protein MSLSSKFLLQQQQYNQDFKILHQKSLPCFYQHTLVSFPKKWKCFHSSGVRLKGFSSTMQSTLASGNSRLLISRCISKKFPDSLGPSDSESLENLKQKENTFLTILKGANSFLPHVVLGSTILALIYPPSFTWFTNRYYAPALGFLMFAVGVNSSEKDFLEAFKKPAAIFAGYIGQFAVKPLLGYLFGTLAMTVFDLPTSLAAGIMLTSCVSGAQLSNYATFLTDPQMAPLSIVMTSLSTATAVFVTPILSLLLIGKKLPVDVKGMVSNILQIVVAPVAGGLLMNRFFPQICNAIRPLLPPLSVFVTALCVGAPLAINIESLVSPSGMSVLLLVIAFHLSAFILGYLLSGIAFHKAPDVKALQRTLSYETGMQSSLLALALANKFFQDPLVGVPPAISKILGSDEHGVFMLHPPLTPSSLLLRCS from the exons atgagtcTCAGTAGTAAATTTCTTCTTCAGCAGCAGCAGTATAATCAAGATTTCAAGATTCTACATCAGAAATCTCTGCCTTGCTTTTACCAACACACTCTTGTTTCTTTTCCCAAGAAATGGAAATGCTTCCACTCCTCAG GGGTACGATTAAAGGGGTTTTCATCAACTATGCAATCCACATTGGCAA GTGGTAATTCAAGACTGTTAATTAGTAGATGTATCTCAAAAAAGTTCCCTGATTCGCTTGGGCCAAGTGACTCTGAATCACTTGAG AATCTGAAACAGAAAGAGAACACCTTTTTGACAATTTTGAAGGGAGCAAACTCTTTTCTGCCCCATGTGGTTCTTGGTAGCACAATTTTGGCTCTTATATATCCACCTTCTTTTACGTGGTTTACTAACAG GTACTATGCCCCTGCGTTGGGTTTTTTAATGTTTGCAGTTGGAGTCAACTCAAGTGAAAAGGACTTTCTTGAAGCTTTCAAGAAACCAGCTGCAATTTTTGCTGGTTATATTGGTCAATTTGCTGTGAAGCCCCTGCTCGGATATCTTTTCGGCACACTTGCAATGACTGTATTTGACCTGCCAACTTCCTTAG CTGCAGGGATTATGTTGACCTCGTGTGTTAGTGGAGCACAGCTGTCAAATTACGCTACTTTTCTAACAGATCCACAAATGGCCCCTCTTAGTATAGTGATGACATCGTTATCGACAGCTACTGCTGTTTTTGTCACCCCTATTTTATCATTATTGCTTATTGGGAAAAAGTTGCCTGTGGATGTTAAGGGAATGGTTTCCAACATACTGCAGATTGTCGTTGCACCTGTTGCTGGTGGACTGCTTATGAATAG ATTCTTTCCGCAGATTTGCAATGCTATTCGGCCGTTGTTGCCTCCACTATCAGTTTTTGTGACTGCTCTTTGTGTTGGAGCTCCGCTTGCTATTAACATAGAGTCTCTCGTATCCCCTTCTGGAATGTCCGTTTTGTTGCTTGTGATTGCATTTCATTTGTCGGCGTTCATCTTGGGTTATTTACTTTCCGGCATAGCATTCCACAAAGCACCAGACGTCAAAGCTCTACAAAGAACGCTGTCATATGAAACAG GCATGCAGAGCAGTCTTCTGGCCCTTGCTCTTGCGAATAAGTTTTTCCAAGATCCTCTTGTTGGTGTCCCTCCAGCTATATCA AAAATACTGGGTTCAGATGAACACGGTGTCTTCATGCTGCATCCGCCCCTGACCCCATCAAGTTTGTTATTAAGGTGTAGTTGA
- the LOC107795094 gene encoding putative sodium/metabolite cotransporter BASS5, chloroplastic isoform X2 — protein MSLSSKFLLQQQQYNQDFKILHQKSLPCFYQHTLVSFPKKWKCFHSSGVRLKGFSSTMQSTLASGNSRLLISRCISKKFPDSLGPSDSESLENLKQKENTFLTILKGANSFLPHVVLGSTILALIYPPSFTWFTNRYYAPALGFLMFAVGVNSSEKDFLEAFKKPAAIFAGYIGQFAVKPLLGYLFGTLAMTVFDLPTSLAAGIMLTSCVSGAQLSNYATFLTDPQMAPLSIVMTSLSTATAVFVTPILSLLLIGKKLPVDVKGMVSNILQIVVAPVAGGLLMNRFFPQICNAIRPLLPPLSVFVTALCVGAPLAINIESLVSPSGMSVLLLVIAFHLSAFILGYLLSGIAFHKAPDVKALQRTLSYETGMQSSLLALALANKFFQDPLVGVPPAISVVIMSLMGFSLVMLWAKKKETVIG, from the exons atgagtcTCAGTAGTAAATTTCTTCTTCAGCAGCAGCAGTATAATCAAGATTTCAAGATTCTACATCAGAAATCTCTGCCTTGCTTTTACCAACACACTCTTGTTTCTTTTCCCAAGAAATGGAAATGCTTCCACTCCTCAG GGGTACGATTAAAGGGGTTTTCATCAACTATGCAATCCACATTGGCAA GTGGTAATTCAAGACTGTTAATTAGTAGATGTATCTCAAAAAAGTTCCCTGATTCGCTTGGGCCAAGTGACTCTGAATCACTTGAG AATCTGAAACAGAAAGAGAACACCTTTTTGACAATTTTGAAGGGAGCAAACTCTTTTCTGCCCCATGTGGTTCTTGGTAGCACAATTTTGGCTCTTATATATCCACCTTCTTTTACGTGGTTTACTAACAG GTACTATGCCCCTGCGTTGGGTTTTTTAATGTTTGCAGTTGGAGTCAACTCAAGTGAAAAGGACTTTCTTGAAGCTTTCAAGAAACCAGCTGCAATTTTTGCTGGTTATATTGGTCAATTTGCTGTGAAGCCCCTGCTCGGATATCTTTTCGGCACACTTGCAATGACTGTATTTGACCTGCCAACTTCCTTAG CTGCAGGGATTATGTTGACCTCGTGTGTTAGTGGAGCACAGCTGTCAAATTACGCTACTTTTCTAACAGATCCACAAATGGCCCCTCTTAGTATAGTGATGACATCGTTATCGACAGCTACTGCTGTTTTTGTCACCCCTATTTTATCATTATTGCTTATTGGGAAAAAGTTGCCTGTGGATGTTAAGGGAATGGTTTCCAACATACTGCAGATTGTCGTTGCACCTGTTGCTGGTGGACTGCTTATGAATAG ATTCTTTCCGCAGATTTGCAATGCTATTCGGCCGTTGTTGCCTCCACTATCAGTTTTTGTGACTGCTCTTTGTGTTGGAGCTCCGCTTGCTATTAACATAGAGTCTCTCGTATCCCCTTCTGGAATGTCCGTTTTGTTGCTTGTGATTGCATTTCATTTGTCGGCGTTCATCTTGGGTTATTTACTTTCCGGCATAGCATTCCACAAAGCACCAGACGTCAAAGCTCTACAAAGAACGCTGTCATATGAAACAG GCATGCAGAGCAGTCTTCTGGCCCTTGCTCTTGCGAATAAGTTTTTCCAAGATCCTCTTGTTGGTGTCCCTCCAGCTATATCA GTTGTGATCATGTCATTAATGGGCTTCTC
- the LOC107795094 gene encoding putative sodium/metabolite cotransporter BASS5, chloroplastic isoform X4 has protein sequence MQSTLASGNSRLLISRCISKKFPDSLGPSDSESLENLKQKENTFLTILKGANSFLPHVVLGSTILALIYPPSFTWFTNRYYAPALGFLMFAVGVNSSEKDFLEAFKKPAAIFAGYIGQFAVKPLLGYLFGTLAMTVFDLPTSLAAGIMLTSCVSGAQLSNYATFLTDPQMAPLSIVMTSLSTATAVFVTPILSLLLIGKKLPVDVKGMVSNILQIVVAPVAGGLLMNRFFPQICNAIRPLLPPLSVFVTALCVGAPLAINIESLVSPSGMSVLLLVIAFHLSAFILGYLLSGIAFHKAPDVKALQRTLSYETGMQSSLLALALANKFFQDPLVGVPPAISKILGSDEHGVFMLHPPLTPSSLLLRCS, from the exons ATGCAATCCACATTGGCAA GTGGTAATTCAAGACTGTTAATTAGTAGATGTATCTCAAAAAAGTTCCCTGATTCGCTTGGGCCAAGTGACTCTGAATCACTTGAG AATCTGAAACAGAAAGAGAACACCTTTTTGACAATTTTGAAGGGAGCAAACTCTTTTCTGCCCCATGTGGTTCTTGGTAGCACAATTTTGGCTCTTATATATCCACCTTCTTTTACGTGGTTTACTAACAG GTACTATGCCCCTGCGTTGGGTTTTTTAATGTTTGCAGTTGGAGTCAACTCAAGTGAAAAGGACTTTCTTGAAGCTTTCAAGAAACCAGCTGCAATTTTTGCTGGTTATATTGGTCAATTTGCTGTGAAGCCCCTGCTCGGATATCTTTTCGGCACACTTGCAATGACTGTATTTGACCTGCCAACTTCCTTAG CTGCAGGGATTATGTTGACCTCGTGTGTTAGTGGAGCACAGCTGTCAAATTACGCTACTTTTCTAACAGATCCACAAATGGCCCCTCTTAGTATAGTGATGACATCGTTATCGACAGCTACTGCTGTTTTTGTCACCCCTATTTTATCATTATTGCTTATTGGGAAAAAGTTGCCTGTGGATGTTAAGGGAATGGTTTCCAACATACTGCAGATTGTCGTTGCACCTGTTGCTGGTGGACTGCTTATGAATAG ATTCTTTCCGCAGATTTGCAATGCTATTCGGCCGTTGTTGCCTCCACTATCAGTTTTTGTGACTGCTCTTTGTGTTGGAGCTCCGCTTGCTATTAACATAGAGTCTCTCGTATCCCCTTCTGGAATGTCCGTTTTGTTGCTTGTGATTGCATTTCATTTGTCGGCGTTCATCTTGGGTTATTTACTTTCCGGCATAGCATTCCACAAAGCACCAGACGTCAAAGCTCTACAAAGAACGCTGTCATATGAAACAG GCATGCAGAGCAGTCTTCTGGCCCTTGCTCTTGCGAATAAGTTTTTCCAAGATCCTCTTGTTGGTGTCCCTCCAGCTATATCA AAAATACTGGGTTCAGATGAACACGGTGTCTTCATGCTGCATCCGCCCCTGACCCCATCAAGTTTGTTATTAAGGTGTAGTTGA